The following proteins come from a genomic window of Aequorivita marisscotiae:
- a CDS encoding DUF1569 domain-containing protein, with protein MKSLFDTETLLEIRKRLNALTENSEKHWGKMSVGQMLHHCQGPLNIMLEKKDYGIRSNFLATLFFKKMLYNDSPFKKSLPTARFLKETEPRNFTNEKTKLIALLDEFESKRTQEEWNAHPGFGYFTKQQWGQMQYKHLDHHLKQFGE; from the coding sequence ATGAAATCGCTTTTTGATACTGAAACTTTATTAGAAATTAGAAAAAGACTAAACGCTCTTACTGAAAATTCTGAAAAACATTGGGGTAAAATGTCCGTAGGGCAGATGCTTCACCACTGTCAAGGACCATTGAATATTATGTTAGAAAAGAAAGATTATGGTATTCGTTCCAATTTTTTAGCCACCTTATTCTTTAAAAAGATGCTATATAACGACTCACCATTTAAGAAAAGTTTACCTACCGCCAGATTCTTAAAAGAAACTGAACCTAGAAATTTTACGAACGAGAAAACAAAACTCATTGCACTTTTAGACGAATTTGAAAGCAAGCGCACACAAGAAGAATGGAACGCACATCCTGGTTTTGGTTATTTTACAAAACAGCAATGGGGCCAAATGCAATACAAGCATTTAGATCATCATTTAAAGCAGTTTGGAGAATAG